One region of Eriocheir sinensis breed Jianghai 21 chromosome 36, ASM2467909v1, whole genome shotgun sequence genomic DNA includes:
- the LOC127007644 gene encoding E3 ubiquitin-protein ligase COP1-like isoform X1, which produces MASNETRLEGTSSRVNGRGVKRANPIVLNGLEGTAEEKNSDYLCPVCLDLISEAHMTKCGHTFCHKCLVNSIESNKRCPKCSFTVESIDHIFPNHTVNQQVLKQRRLADLHAAFTKKNNVAALSELRNNLSFETSSLGLSDITHIISILQEKKEQLEAASMQNKFQLMKDFLITLRKRKEEQIASVSRELKLISHDLSSVENNIDPASPFKSLTSTLSQGGSVSDSSGVFLSDVISGECSEISNGPRETQSPSEEGFNVPLFSQACPESSTVQAKRKRMHLHFEELVERYFSMRVPGFSDSGMDEEEDQGLDQFGECISKFTQYSAMRPLATINYNCDMFNQSSNIASSIEFDKDSEYFAVAGLTKKIRIFDYGTVIRDTVDLHYPCSEMICSSKISCVSWSNYMKNLLASSDYDGTVTVWDAFTAQRLHVFQEHEKRCWNVDFNKMDTKLIASGSDDHKVKLWSLDIERSITSLEAKANVCCVQFNPSSRYHLAFGSADHCVHYYDLRNMKEEVRVFKGHRKAVSYVKFVSSEDIVSASTDSLLKIWNVNKSHCVRSLQGHINEKNFVGLATDGEYVACGSENNSLYVYYKGMSKKLFSLKFDQKKWVLDQEQKEEESTEFVSAVCWRRGSNIIAAGNSKGIIKILQMV; this is translated from the coding sequence ATGGCATCTAATGAAACACGGCTGGAGGGCACAAGCTCACGCGTGAATGGCAGAGGAGTGAAACGTGCCAACCCTATTGTTTTAAATGGTCTGGAAGGAACTGCTGAGGAGAAGAACTCTGATTACTTGTGTCCTGTGTGTTTGGACCTCATATCAGAAGCCCACATGACTAAATGTGGTCATACTTTTTGCCACAAGTGTCTGGTTAATAGCATAGAATCAAATAAAAGATGTCCCAAGTGTAGTTTTACCGTAGAGAGCATTGATCATATATTTCCAAATCATACGGTGAATCAACAAGTATTGAAACAACGACGGTTGGCCGACCTTCATGCTGCGTTCACAAAAAAGAATAATGTGGCTGCCCTTAGTGAACTCAGGAATAATCTTAGCTTTGAAACTTCTTCCTTAGGACTCAGTGAcattacacatataataagtattttgcaagaaaagaaggaacagttAGAGGCTGCCTCAATGCAAAATAAGTTTCAGCTCATGAAAGATTTTTTGATAACCctcagaaaaaggaaagaagaacaaataGCTTCTGTAAGCAGAGAACTGAAACTCATATCACATGATCTGTCTTCTGTAGAAAATAATATTGATCCTGCATCTCCCTTCAAAAGTTTAACCAGTACATTATCTCAGGGAGGAAGTGTTTCAGACTCAAGTGGTGTGTTCCTCTCTGATGTTATTAGTGGAGAGTGTTCCGAAATTTCCAATGGACCCCGGGAAACTCAAAGCCCCTCGGAGGAAGGCTTTAATGTTCCTCTATTCAGCCAGGCCTGCCCGGAGAGTTCCACAGTCCAGGCCAAGCGGAAGAGGATGCATCTTCACTTTGAGGAGTTGGTGGAGAGGTACTTCAGCATGCGGGTCCCTGGCTTCAGTGACTCGGgcatggatgaggaggaagatcaagGGCTTGACCAGTTTGGGGAATGTATCTCAAAATTTACTCAGTACAGTGCCATGCGTCCTTTAGCAACAATCAATTACAACTGTGACATGTTCAACCAGTCCAGCAATATTGCTTCAAGTATAGAATTTGACAAAGACAGTGAATATTTTGCTGTAGCTGGACTCACTAAAAAGATTCGCATATTTGACTATGGAACAGTGATCAGAGATACTGTAGATTTACATTATCCTTGCTCTGAAATGATTTGTAGTTCAAAGATTAGCTGTGTGAGTTGGAGTAACTACATGAAAAATTTATTAGCCAGTAGTGACTATGATGGCACAGTTACAGTATGGGATGCCTTCACTGCCCAGAGACTCCACGTCTTCCAGGAACATGAGAAAAGGTGCTGGAACGTAGACTTCAATAAAATGGACACCAAGCTGATAGCCTCAGGTAGTGATGACCACAAAGTTAAGCTGTGGTCCCTGGATATAGAAAGGTCCATCACATCATTAGAAGCCAAAGCAAATGTGTGTTGTGTGCAGTTTAATCCATCCAGCAGGTACCACCTAGCATTTGGGTCTGCGGACCATTGTGTGCACTACTACGACCTGCGCAACATGAAAGAGGAAGTTAGAGTGTTTAAAGGCCACCGGAAAGCTGTGTCATATGTTAAATTTGTGTCCAGTGAGGATATTGTATCTGCCTCAACTGACAGCCTATTGAAGATCTGGAACGTGAACAAGTCCCATTGTGTACGTTCCCTCCAGGGTCACATAAATGAGAAAAACTTTGTTGGCCTGGCCACTGATGGAGAGTATGTGGCTTGTGGGTCTGAGAACAATTCACTATATGTGTATTATAAAGGTATGTCCAAAAAGCTATTTAGTTTGAAATTTGACCAAAAAAAGTGGGTGTTGGATCaggagcaaaaagaggaggagtccACAGAGTTTGTTTCAGCAGTTTGTTGGAGAAGAGGGTCAAACATCATAGCAGCAGGCAATAGCAAGGGTATAATCAAGATACTGCAGATGGTATAA